Proteins found in one Xenopus laevis strain J_2021 chromosome 1L, Xenopus_laevis_v10.1, whole genome shotgun sequence genomic segment:
- the LOC121393321 gene encoding uncharacterized protein LOC121393321, translated as MTQQTQLEHQALTFTYNEEQAARIIGSNTGSNTFLLSLPNSDVIKEYEKESRKLIGLDLHAITLTEYYRAGRIPRGLRVNLRPTIFNDNEEFTQKYEQIVNKCSFDIILLNIEFLQKEIANTKQRLQIAEGELKKLVPSADQRDCLSDIQDHLSKHRAAIEERKRHKFLRDEADYTAGRVYKWQRGSGMSETPRRPFFPREYRPTRPSERREQRAYSPDRRGYRQTRSPDRVEQWTAYPMDRREEQTPWRGYRRNERDDDTRVPLPIGGYGGSTSDASSSSSFLGYSTGQSTRKKGGAAGDIGGYQERREQPYRKARTHKKRQ; from the exons ATGACTCAACAAACACAATTGGAACATCAAGCGCTTACTTTTACATACAATGAGGAACAGGCTGCCCGGATAATTGGATCCAATACAGgtagcaatacatttttactCTCTTTACCTAACTCAGATGTGATTAAGGAATATGAAAAAGAAAGCCGAAAGTTAATTGGCCTGGACTTACATGCTATCACATTGACTGAGTATTATCGGGCTGGGCGCATTCCCAGGGGTTTGAGAGTTAATTTACGTCCCACTATATTCAATGACAATGAGGAATTCACACAGAAATATGAACAAATTGTGAACAAATGCTCATTCGATATTATCCTCCTAAACATTGAATTTTTGCAGAAGGAAATCGCTAATACTAAACAGCGTTTACAGATTGCTGAGGgtgaactaaagaaactggttcCGAGTGCAGACCAGCGTGACTGTTTGTCCGATATTCAAGATCACCTTTCTAAGCATCGAGCGGCAATCGAGGAACGGAAACGACATAAGTTTCTGAGGGATGAAGCGGATTACACTGCAGGTCGGGTGTACAAATGGCAGAGAGGTTCCGGCATGTCTGAGACGCCAAGGCGTCCATTTTTTCCCCGTGAGTATAGGCCCACGCGCCCATCAGAAAGAAGAGAACAGCGTGCATACTCACCTGATAGGAGGGGTTATCGGCAGACGCGTTCGCCAGATAGAGTGGAGCAGTGGACAGCGTATCCTATGGATAGGAGAGAAGAACAGACGCCCTGGCGAGGCTACCGAAGGAATGAGAGAGATGATGACACACGTGTTCCTCTGCCGATCGGTGGCTATGGCGGATCTACTTCAGACGCATCGTCGTCCTCTTCTTTTTTAGGGTACAGCACAGGACAATCCACAAGAAAAAAAGGAGGGGCGGCAGGAGACATCGGAGGATACCAGGAACGGAGGGAGCAACCGTATCGGAAGGCACGGACTCACAAAAAAC gaCAGTGA
- the LOC121393322 gene encoding uncharacterized protein LOC121393322, translated as MTQQTQLEHQALTFTYNEEQAARIIGSNTGSNTFLLSLPNSDVIKEYEKESRKLIGLDLHAITLTEYYRAGRIPRGLRVNLRPTIFNDNEEFTQKYEQIVNKCSFDIILLNIEFLQKEIANTKQRLQIAEGELKKLVPSADQRDCLSDIQDHLSKHRAAIEERKRHKFLRDEADYTAGRVSKWQRGSGMSETPRRPFFPREYRPTRPSERREQRAYSPDRRGYRQTHSPDRVEQWTAYPMDRREEQTPWRGYRRNERDDDTRVPLPIGGYGGSTSDASSSSSFLGYSTGQSTRKKGGAAGDIGGYQERREQPYRKARTHKKRQ; from the exons ATGACTCAACAAACACAATTGGAACATCAAGCGCTTACTTTTACATACAATGAGGAACAGGCTGCCCGGATAATTGGATCCAATACAGgtagcaatacatttttactCTCTTTACCTAACTCAGATGTGATTAAGGAATATGAAAAAGAAAGCCGAAAGTTAATTGGCCTGGACTTACATGCTATCACATTGACTGAGTATTATCGGGCTGGGCGCATTCCCAGGGGTTTGAGAGTTAATTTACGTCCCACTATATTCAATGACAATGAGGAATTCACACAGAAATATGAACAAATTGTGAACAAATGCTCATTCGATATTATCCTCCTAAACATTGAATTTTTGCAGAAGGAAATCGCTAATACTAAACAGCGTTTACAGATTGCTGAGGgtgaactaaagaaactggttcCGAGTGCAGACCAGCGTGACTGTTTGTCCGATATTCAAGATCACCTTTCTAAGCATCGAGCGGCAATCGAGGAACGGAAACGACATAAGTTTCTGAGGGATGAAGCGGATTACACTGCAGGTCGGGTGTCCAAATGGCAGAGAGGTTCCGGCATGTCTGAGACGCCAAGGCGTCCATTTTTTCCCCGTGAGTATAGGCCCACGCGCCCATCAGAAAGAAGAGAACAGCGTGCATACTCACCTGATAGGAGGGGTTATCGGCAGACGCATTCGCCAGATAGAGTGGAGCAGTGGACAGCGTATCCTATGGATAGGAGAGAAGAACAGACGCCCTGGCGAGGCTACCGAAGGAATGAGAGAGATGATGACACACGTGTTCCTCTGCCGATCGGTGGCTATGGCGGATCTACTTCAGACGCATCGTCGTCCTCTTCTTTTTTAGGGTACAGCACAGGACAATCCACAAGAAAAAAAGGAGGGGCGGCAGGAGACATCGGAGGATACCAGGAACGGAGGGAGCAACCGTATCGGAAGGCACGGACTCACAAAAAAC gaCAGTGA